The genomic stretch CATGCTGAGGGACACTAGCGGGAGCTGGAGGCCGTGAACCGTTTTCCGGGCGGTCCATGAGCCGATTCGGAACGGTCTAGGGGCGTCCTCCCACTGAAACGAAATGTCCCATCAGATGCGCGCCGGGCCCCAGGACCGCTACGGTGCAGCCGGGGCGGACCCGAACCTGCCCCTGCTAGGGGACTTCCGTGACCGGATTCGAACGGTTCACGCTGGCCGTCGCAGACGGACCAGCGATCGAGCGCGCCGCGCTCCAGGCGCTGCTCGTGCAGCTGCTACCGCAGTTCTCGCACGACGAAGAGGGTGTGGACCGGATCGCGGTCCTCGACCTTGACGGAATGCCCGGCGAGGAGGTGGCCGCCGCGATGGAGCGCGCCGCGGAGCAGACGGCCGGCCTCGTCGTGCTTTCCTCCTCCGACTCACTGGAGCCTGTGCGGGCCGTGCTGCGACGCGAGAGGGCCGCCTACGTCTGGAAGGGGGACGACCCGAGCGAACTCGCCGCTGCTGTCGTCTCGGTCGCCTCCGGCCGCACCTGGATCTCGGACATGGCCCGGCACCGACTCGTGCACGGACGAGAGGTGCGTCGCCCGGTGCTGAGCCCGCAGGAGAGCCGTGTGATGCGTGCCTACGGAGCCGGAGCCGCGGTCAGGACGGTGGCCGTCGACCTCAACGTCGCCGAGCACACCGTCCGCACCTACATCAAGCGGATCCGCGCCAAGTACCTCGAGGCCAGCGTCACGCTCGACTCACGGGTCGACTTCTACCGCCACCTCGACGACCACGACGTCGCCATTCGGCGCGGCGGAGACCGGGTGCGGGCCAGGGAGCAGCAGTCGGGCGGCGACGCCGCGGGCGAGCGCCGAGCGTGAGGCCAGCAGGATCGCATGTCCGCTGGTGCGCCCCTCGATGAACGCGGTCGCGCCGACCGCGGCAGTGACCGGGAGCAGCTGCCGCACGACCCGGCGCAGGCGCTTCAGCCTCCGGTGGTCGGCGTCATCGGCGACGTCGATCGCGAGCAGCCCCGCGGATCCCACCCGTGCGGCGAGCGGGGCGAGGACGGCTGGCGAGGAGAAGCTTTCAGGAGTCTCGTCGCCGTCATAGACGTCGAGCACGAGGACGTCGGCCCTCCAGGCGGGCCGCACTCCGGAGGCGTCCGCCGTGGGGATCTGCACGCGGGCGCAGCGATGCAGCCCGCGCAGTGGCTCGCCCGCAGCGGCAGTCGCGTCCACGACCGCGCCGAGCCGGCGAGGTACTCGAGGTGCAGCGATCGAGGATCCCCGGGCCGATCAGCGACTGCTCTGCGCGTCGACCGTGAGCAGCAGCGCCTCCGGTCGCATCGGATCGAGTCTCAGCTCGGCGACGCGGCCATCCGGCAGCACGAGGGTCGGAGGCATCCCGTCACGCTAGCGCTCCTCGCGCGATCCGCCCCGGCGCCGCTACGGTGACAAGCATGGTCGCCCTGATCCTGCTTGACGTCGACGGCGTCCTGAATCCCTCCGTCCGCAGCGATCGCGCGGCCGGCTCGCACCGGCTCGAACTCGAGCCGGAGCGAGAGGCGCTGGTGGCTCGGCTCGCCGCAGTCGGCACGATCGTCTGGGCGACGACTTGGCCACCCCGCCTCACCTCGGTCCTCGCTGACGACCTCGGGCTGCCGGGCGGCACGGAGGCGATTGTCTTTGACGGCGGGCTCCCTCGCGACCCGCGATTCCCCGGGCAGACCGGCAAGCTTCACCCGGTCGCGACATGGCTCGAGCGGGCCGCCGAGCGCGGCCCGCTCGATGCGGTGGTCTGGATCGACGACAATCTCGGCCAGGACGCCTATACCTGGGCACGCGAGCAGAGCACCCCCTTCCATCTGGTCCGACCGGAGTCGGCGACGGGCCTCACGGACGACGAGGTCGCGGGGGCGGAGCGGTTCCTGGCGGCGCTCGCAGCGTCACGCGGCGACATCCGGGAATAGTCGGCCCCTCCGCCGGTTATCGTCTCAGCGGGTGGGTCCGTTTGGCCGCGGGTCTGCCCCGGACGACCCATCCCCTCTCCGATCCCCGCGCCGCTCTCAGCGCATCGGGGCCGCCATGACTCCGTGATTCACCGAAGGACAACACCGTGACCCTCTCCGCCCGCACCCCCTTGCGCGTTCTGCTCGGCGCTGCTGTTACCGCCGCCACCCTGGTCCTCGCCGGTTGCGCCCCCGCCTCGACCGATGACGTGGTCTCGGGCTCGAGCGGTGAGGGCACGACCTCCGCGAGCGACGGCCTGACCCTGGCCGAGGTGAAGGAGTCGGGGAAGCTCACCATCGGCACCGAGGGCACCTACCCGCCCTTCTCCTTCCACGCCGACGGCGGCACCGGTGCGCTGACCGGCTACGACATCGACGTGGTCACCGCGGTCGCCGAAAAGCTGGGCGTGGAGCCCGACTTCCAGGAGACGCAGTGGGATGCGATCTTCGCGGGCCTGGACGGCGGGCGCTTCGAGGTGATCGCCAACCAGGTCGCGATCAACGACGAGCGCCAGGCGAAATACGACTTCTCGACGCCGTACTCGGTCAGCCCCGGCGTCGTGATCGTGCCGTCGAGCGACACCTCCATTACCGATCTCGCCGGCCTCTCCGGCAAGACCACCGCGCAGTCGCTCTCGAGCAACTGGTACGCCGTCGCGCAGCAGAACGGCGCGCAGGTCGAGGGCGTCGAGGGCTGGGCCCAGGCCATCGCCCTCGTCGAGCAGGGCCGCGTCGACGCGACAGTGAATGACCGCCTCACCTGGCTCGACTGGTCCGCGTCCTACCCGGACCAGGCTGCCGGACTCAAGGTCGCCGCCACCACCGCCGACACCTCCGCGAGCGCTTTCGCCTTCCCCAAGGGATCCGTCGACCTCGTCGCCGCCGTCGACTCCGCCCTCGACGAACTGCGCGCGGACGGCACTCTCGTCTCCCTCTCCGAGCGCTACTTCGGAGCCGACGTCTCCCAGTAGCGCGCCTCGGCGGCTCCTCCTGCACCGAGAGGAGCCGACCCGCGCGCGTTCTGCCTCTCGATGGCGGAGTGCGCCGCGCCGGTCCTCGCCGCGCCGGGCTGGGCTGGGCGCAACCGCGCCGGGCGTGCCAGCATTCCGGAGGAGGCGGACACGATCCACGTCCGACCCCACCGCCCGATCGAGCCGACCGCGGACCTGCTCCGCGAAGGGGAAAACTCATGGATCTCGTCCTCCGGTCGTTCTGGCCGATCCTCTCCGGGGGCATCGTCGGTACGATCCCACTCGCACTGGCGAGCTTCGCGATCGGGCTCGGGCTTGCGCTGGCCGTCGCCCTGATGCGGCTCTCGCGGGTGCGGATCCTCTCCTGGACCGCCCGCATGTACATCTCGGTTATCCGCGGCACGCCGCTCCTGGTGCAGCTCTTCGTGATCTTCTACGGGCTGCCAAGCCTCGGCCTGAAGATCGACCCGTGGCCCAGCGCCACGATCGCCTTCGCGCTGAACGTGGGCGGCTATGCGGCCGAGGTGATCCGGGCGGCGATCCTCAGCGTCCCGAAGGGGCAGTGGGAGGCGGCACACACCATCGGCATGAGTCGCTCGCTCTCGCTGCGGCGGATCATCCTGCCGCAGGCGGCGCGGGTCTCTGTGCCGCCGCTGTCGAACACCTTCATCTCGCTGGTGAAGGACACCTCGCTGGCGTCGCTGATCCTGGTGACCGAACTCTTTCGGCAGGCGCAGAAGATCGCGACCGCGTCCAGCGAGTTCATGCTGCTCTACCTCGAGGCCGCTGCGATCTACTGGCTCATCTGCCTGGTGCTCTCCAGCGGCCAGGGCCTGCTCGAGAAGCGATTGGACCGCTATGTCGCCCGCTGACTCCCCGACCGACGCCCGGCCTGTGTTCACGGCCCGCGGCCTGCGCAAGTCGTTCGGCGGCGTGGACGTGCTGCGCGGGATCGACCTGGAGGTGCGCCGGGGCGAGGTCGTCGCCCTCATCGGTCCCTCCGGCTCGGGCAAGACCACCCTCCTGCGCTCGCTGAACAGCCTCGAGGTGCCGGACGGCGGAACCGTCGAGCTCGCGGACGGCAGCGTGCTCGACTTCGACCGCGGCGTCGGACGCAAGGCGCTCACCGGCCTGCGCGACCGCTCCGCGATGGTCTTCCAGCACTTCAACCTTTTTCCGCATCTGACGGTCTTACAGAACGTCACGGAGGGGCCGCTGCGGGTGCAGCGCCTCCCCGCGTCCGAGGTCATTGCGGAGGCGGAGCGGTTGCTCGAGCGCGTCGGCCTCGGCGGACGAGGGAGCGCCTACCCCTTCGAGCTGTCTGGCGGGCAGCAGCAGCGCGTCGGCATCGTGCGGGCGCTCGCGTTGCGGCCCGAGCTCCTCCTCTTCGATGAGCCGACGTCGGCGCTGGACCCGGAGCTGGTCGGCGACGTGCTCTCGCTGATGCGGGAGCTGGCGGGGGAGGGCTGGACGATGCTCGTGGTCACTCACGAACTCGAGTTCGCCCGGCAGGTGGCCTCGGAGGTCGTGTTCATGGCCGGCGGCGTCGTCGTCGAGCGCGGTGCCCCTGCGCAGATCCTGCGGGAGCCGCGCGAGCCGCGGACCCGGCAGTTCCTGCACCGTCTCCTCCATCCACTCGATTAGGTCCATCCCCCATCGGCGGGAGCCGCGCGGCGCCCCGGAAGCGGCGTGACCCGTGCTTATGCTGTCTGGGTGAACTGGAGCAGCGACGCCGAGACCACGCGGATACCCTCCGCGACTGAGACGTCCGGCGGAACCGGACCCCAGCCGACCCGCGAGTACGTCTGGCCCGAACCTGAGACCGACGGCCAGCCGACGCTCGAGCCGACCCCACCGGTCGCCGTTGCCGAGGCGCCGAGCGCCCTCGGCCCGGTCGAGGCCGAGCCCGAGCCCGTTCGGCGTTCCGGTAACCGACTGGCCGGCCTCGCCCTCGCGCTGCTGACCACGGCGGTGTTCGCCGTTCTGTACCTGGTGGCGCTCACGGCGATCCGCCTCCTCGTCGATCGCGTGAATCAGGATGTGGTCGCACTCGCGTTCGAGACGGCGCCGACCCCGATCTTTCTCGCGCCGGTCGCGGCGTTCCTCGTGGGACTCGCCCTGATCGTGCTCGTCGTGAACCGTGCGGGCTGGTGGGCCTACGTCCTCGGCGGTTTCCTTATCGCGTTCCTCACGGCGGCGGCGGCGCTGGCCGGCGGCTGGAGCGCCGTCGGGCCGCTCTCGCTGCCGGTGGATCGCACGCTTGTGCTCGACTACGTCCGCGACCCCGCCGTCCTGGCCGCCGTCGTCGCCGCGGCCGTGCTCGGTCGGGAGGTGAGCGTCTGGGGAGGCGCCGCGATCTCCGGGCGGGCCAGGGGCGTGAAGCGCCGCAACGCCGAGCGGGAAGCGGCCGATCCGTCGTGACGACGGAGGGGCAGGGCCGCAACGCCGGGCTGGGCTACGGCCTTGCGCTGGCCGCCTTCGCCGCGTTCCTCTACCTCGCGCTGGTCGTCTGCGCGTTCGGGGTGCTCAGCCTCCTGCTCGATCAGGACGTCGTACCCGAGCGTGACGCCGGTCCGCTGCTGGGGCCGGTGTCGGTGGCGGTCTGCGTCGTCACCGTGCTGCTCGCCATGATCACCCTCGCCGCGCGCCCCGCCGTCCATCGAGTGGGTGGCCCGTCGCTGCTGACCGGGGTCGTCGTCTACCTGCTCTTCCTGCTCACCGGCGGTGCGCTCTACGGCCTCGGCCGACGGGAGCCTGGCGAGATCCTCGGCTGGGCGCTGGATCACGCGCCCACCGTCTTCGCGCTCGCGACCGGCGTGCTCGCGGCCGCGGTGCAGCTCGTGTTCCTCCTCCTGCTGGCCCGCCGCGACGCGGGTGGCAGCAGCCCGCACTGGGGCTGGGAGGGCGACGAGCGGGAGTGATCTCCCAGAGTCGCCGCGGCCCGTCGCGGCGGCGTCGTCTCTGTGCTGCCGTCTCTGTGCTGCCGTCTCTGTGCTGCCGTCTTTGGGCTGCCCTCTGCCACGGCGGCAAAGACCGCTCGGTTGACCGGCCCCGTCACTCCCCGTAATATTCTTGGGGTGTGCGCTTTGCCGTGCGCTTGTGTCGTGCCTCCGGGCCGACGCCGTCGCCGCACTTCGCTCTACCGGGTCCGCGAGGATCCGCGGGTTCGTCCGATCGGACGGCCCCCACGGCATACCCCTCACCCTCCCCGATCCCGCTCGCGGGGCCGCGGGGGTGCGTCGGGTCCAGATGAACTCGGCCGTTCCCGGAGACGGGAGGGCCGAATGTCGACCATCGATCCGCTGTCACCGTGCAGCATTCAAGGAGCAAAACCAGTGCCAACGATTCAGCAGTTGGTCCGTAAGGGACGTACGCCGAAGGTCACCAAGACCAAGGCGCCCGCCCTGAAGGCCAACCCTCAGCAGCGCGGCGTCTGCACGCGCGTCTACACGACTACGCCCAAGAAGCCGAACTCGGCCCTCCGCAAGGTGGCCCGCGTGAAGCTTTCCAATGGCACCGAGGTCACCGCCTACATTCCCGGCGAGGGCCACAACCTGCAGGAGCACTCGATGGTGCTCGTGCGTGGAGGTCGCGTCAAGGACCTCCCCGGTGTCCGCTACAAGATCGTTCGCGGCGCCCTGGACACCCAGGCCGTCAAGAACCGCAAGCAGGCTCGCAGCCGGTACGGCGCGAAGATGGAGAAGAAGTAATGCCTCGTAAGGGCCCCGCTCCCAAGCGCCCCGTCGTCGCAGACCCCGTCTACGGCGCCCCGGTCGTCAGCCAGCTCGTCAACAAGATCCTTTTGGACGGCAAGAAGGGCCTGGCCGAGCGCATCGTTTACGGTGCTCTCGAAGGCGTCTCCGCCAAGAACGGTCAGGACGCGGTCGTCACGCTCAAGAAGGCGCTCGACAACGTCCGTCCGACCCTCGAGGTCCGCAGCCGCCGCGTCGGTGGCTCGACCTACCAGGTCCCGGTCGAGGTCAAGCCGCACCGCGCCAACACCCTCGCGCTGCGCTGGCTCACCAGCTACGCGAAGGCTCGTCGCGAGAAGACGATGACCGAGCGTCTGATGAACGAGATCCTCGACGCGTCGAACGGTCTGGGCGCCGCTGTGAAGCGTCGCGAGGACACCCACAAGATGGCCGAGTCGAACAAGGCCTTCGCGCACTACCGCTGGTAGCGCACCCCGCGGCCGCCTCCGGGTGACCGCGACTGCCGGGCCCGCCGCGCCAGCGCTGCGGGCCCGGTCACGGCGGTGGATCGCCCGATCCCCGCGACCGGGCGACCGCCACCACCAGAATCCCAGCCATTCGGCCATGAACCCGGTGCGCTGGCTCCATCACCTATCGGAGGAACTCCGTGGCACAAGATGTGCTCACCGACCTGAACAAGGTCCGCAACATCGGCATCATGGCCCACATTGATGCCGGCAAGACCACCACCACCGAGCGCATCCTGTTCTACACGGGTATCACGCACAAGATCGGCGAGGTCCACGACGGCGCCGCGACGATGGACTGGATGGCGCAGGAGCAGGAGCGCGGCATCACGATCACGTCCGCTGCGACGACCTGCTTTTGGAACAAGAACCAGATCAACATCATCGACACCCCCGGTCACGTCGACTTCACGGTCGAGGTCGAGCGCTCGCTCCGCGTCCTCGACGGCGCCGTCGCCGTCTTCGACGGTAAGGAGGGCGTCGAGCCCCAGTCCGAGACCGTCTGGCGTCAGGCCGACAAGTACGACGTGCCGCGCATCTGCTTCGTCAACAAGATGGACAAGCTCGGTGCCGACTTCTACTACACCGTCGACACGATCGTGAACCGCCTGGGCGCGAAGCCGCTGGTCATCCAGCTGCCTATCGGCGCCGAGAGCACCTTCGAGGGTGTCATCGACCTGGTCGAGATGCGCGCGCTCACCTGGCGCGGCGACTCCAAGGGAGATGTCGCGTTGGGCGCCAAGTACGAGATCGAAGAGATCCCGGCCGACCTCGCCGATAAGGCGGCAGAGTACCGCGAGAAGCTTCTCGAGACCGTCGCGGAGACCTCCGACGAGCTGCTCGAGAAGTATTTCGGCGGCGAGGAGCTCACCGTCGCCGAGGTCAAGGCCGCCATCCGCAAGATGACCGTCACCTCCGAGATCTACCCGGTGCTCTGTGGCTCCGCGTTCAAGAACCGCGGCGTCCAGCCGATGCTCGACGCGGTCGTGGACTACCTCCCCTCCCCGCTCGACGTCCCCGCCATCGAGGCGCACGACGTCCGCGACGAGGAGAAGGTCATCATGCGTCACGCGGACTCGACCGAGCCCTTCTCGGCGCTCGCGTTCAAGGTCGCCGTGCACCCGTTCTTCGGTCGCCTCACCTATCTCCGGGTCTACTCGGGCAAGCTCGACTCGGGCGCCCAGGTCATCAACTCGACCAAGGGCAAGAAGGAGCGCATCGGCAAGATCTTCCAGATGCACTCCAACAAGGAGAACCCGGTCGACTCGGTCACCGCCGGCCACATCTACGCCGTGATTGGTCTGAAGGACACCACCACCGGTGACACCCTGAGCGACCCGCAGGCGCAGGTCGTGCTCGAGTCGATGACCTTCCCGGAGCCCGTCATCGAGGTCGCCATCGAGCCCAAGACGAAGGCCGACCAGGAGAAGCTCGGAACCGCGATCCAGAAGCTCGCGGAGGAGGACCCCACCTTCCGTACCGAGCAGAACCAGGAGACCGGTCAGACGGTCATCAAGGGAATGGGCGAGCTGCACCTCGACATCCTCGTCGACCGGATGAAGCGCGAGTTCAACGTCGAGGCGAACGTCGGAAAGCCCCAGGTGGCCTACCGCGAGACAATCCGCCGCACCGTCGAGAAGTACGACTACACCCACAAGAAGCAGACGGGTGGCTCCGGCCAGTTCGCGAAGATTCAGATCACCATCGAGCCGATGGCGGTCGACGCCGACAAGACGTACGAGTTCGTCAACGGTGTCACCGGTGGGCGCGTCCCGCGCGAGTACATCCCCTCGGTCGACGCGGGCATCCGCGACGCCATGCAGGTCGGCGTGCTCGCCGGCTATCCGATGGTCGGCGTGAAGGCGACCCTGGTCGACGGAGCGGCGCACGACGTCGACTCCTCCGAGATGGCGTTCAAGATCGCCGGTTCGATCGCGTTCAAGGAGGCCTCGCGCAAGGCGCAGCCAGTCCTCCTCGAGCCGCTCATGGCCGTCGAGGTCCGTACTCCCGAGGAGTACATGGGCGATGTCATCGGCGACATCAACTCGCGTCGCGGGATGATCCAGTCGATGGAGGACGCCACCGGCATCAAGGTCATCCGGGCCAATGTCCCGCTGTCCGAAATGTTCGGCTACATCGGCGACCTGCGCTCGAAGACCTCGGGCCGCGCCGTCTATTCGATGACGTTCGAGACGTACGCCGAGGTCCCCAAGGCCGTGGCCGAGGAGATCGTCCAGAAGAACAAGGGCGAGTAACTCCGCTCCTGGGCCGTCGCCGTTCCCTCGAACGGCGGCAGCCTGGTAGTGTCGTGCGGGTTTGCTGCCGAGTGCAGCGCGCCCCCTGTCGCAGCGGGACGGCCGCACGACCACTGCCGGTAACATATCTCTACAAAACCCCCGCAAGTCCTCCCGTCCTCGTGCCGCCCCGTGCGGCTTTCGGATGCGGATGCTTGCACCTAAGTCCTGAGGAGGACCCACAGTGGCTAAGGCCAAGTTCGAGCGGACCAAGCCGCACGTCAACATCGGAACCATCGGTCACGTCGACCACGGAAAGACCACGCTTACCGCGGCGATCTCGAAGGTTCTGGCGGACAAGTTCCCGTCCGCGACCAACGTCCAGCGTGACTTCGCTTCGATCGACTCCGCTCCCGAGGAGCGCCAGCGCGGCATCACGATCAACATCTCGCACGTCGAGTACGAGACGCCCAAGCGTCATTACGCGCACGTCGACGCCCCCGGTCACGCCGACTACATCAAGAACATGATCACCGGTGCGGCTCAGATGGACGGCGCGATCCTCGTGGTCGCCGCCACCGACGGCCCGATGGCTCAGACCCGTGAGCACGTCCTCCTCGCCAAACAGGTCGGCGTCCCCTACCTCCTCGTCGCGCTGAACAAGGCCGACATGGTGGACGACGAGGAGATCCTGGAGCTCGTCGAGCTCGAGGTCCGCGAGCTCCTCTCGTCGCAGGGCTTCCCCGGCGACGACGCTCCCGTCGTTCGCGTCTCCGGCCTCAAGGCCCTCGAGGGTGACGACACCTGGACCCAGTCGATCCTCGACCTGATGGACGCCGTCGATGAGTCCATCCCGGACCCGGTGCGCGACAAGGACAAGCCGTTCCTCATGCCGATCGAGGACGTCTTCACGATCACCGGTCGTGGAACCGTCGTCACCGGTCGTGCAGAGCGTGGAACCCTCGCTCTGAACTCCGAGGTCGAGATCGTCGGCATCCGCCCGACGCAGAAGACCACGGTCACCGGAATCGAGATGTTCCACAAGCAGCTCGACGAGGCCTGGGCCGGCGAGAACTGCGGTCTGCTCCTCCGCGGTACCAAGCGCGAGGACGTCGAGCGCGGCCAGGTCGTCGTCAAGCCGGGTTCGGTCACGCCGCACACGGACTTCGAGGGCACCGCATACATCCTGTCCAAGGATGAGGGTGGGCGTCATAACCCGTTCTACGCGAACTACCGCCCGCAGTTCTACTTCCGTACCACCGACGTCACCGGCGTCATCACGCTGCCCGAGGGCACCGAGATGGTCATGCCCGGCGACACCACCGACATGACGGTCGCGCTGATCCAGCCGATCGCTATGGAGGAGGGCCTCGGCTTCGCCATCCGTGAGGGTGGACGCACCGTGGGTGCCGGTACGGTCACCAAGATCGTCAAGTAGGTCCGTCCTACCGATCTCGCGAGAGGGGTCGTCCGCTTTGTGCGGGCGGCCCCTCTCGTCGTTCGCGGGAACAGGCGCGGCTAGCGTGGACGCATGCCCTTCGTGAAGAGCGTCGCCCGTGCCCGCCCGCAGTTCTTCGAGTGGGAGGCAGCCTGCACCAGCTGCACCAGCTGCACCCGCTCGCCGTCCACGCCGCGGGCCACGGTCCCTCCTACGGCCGGGCGCTGGCGGATGCCGCAGCACGGGTGATCGCGCTGGCTCGCTGACTGGCGCGCCCGCACCGTTCCCCCAGGAGGGGCCGTCACACTGAAGCACGCGCCGCCCTGTGCGCGTCGACAAGGAGGCATCATCGTGGATCTCGGGAAGCTCGGACGTCAGGCCAGCGAACTGCTCAACAGCGAGAAAACGCAGGACGCACTCCACAGCGAGAAGGCGGAGCAGGTCTCGGATCAGGTGCTCGAGAAGACCAGCGAGATCGCGAGCCGCCTCACCAAGGGAACCTACGACGACCGCATCGAGGACCTCAAGCGTCAGGCGGACACGCGCATCGGCGACGAGTAGCGGCCCCGTGCTCCTGCTGTAGCCCAGCGTCAAGCGGGTGCGGCTGGCGGATTCGCCGTCCTATCGTCGGGTTGATGTCTGATCCGCGTGCGCAACGAC from Rathayibacter rathayi encodes the following:
- a CDS encoding LuxR C-terminal-related transcriptional regulator, coding for MTGFERFTLAVADGPAIERAALQALLVQLLPQFSHDEEGVDRIAVLDLDGMPGEEVAAAMERAAEQTAGLVVLSSSDSLEPVRAVLRRERAAYVWKGDDPSELAAAVVSVASGRTWISDMARHRLVHGREVRRPVLSPQESRVMRAYGAGAAVRTVAVDLNVAEHTVRTYIKRIRAKYLEASVTLDSRVDFYRHLDDHDVAIRRGGDRVRAREQQSGGDAAGERRA
- a CDS encoding HAD domain-containing protein, producing MVALILLDVDGVLNPSVRSDRAAGSHRLELEPEREALVARLAAVGTIVWATTWPPRLTSVLADDLGLPGGTEAIVFDGGLPRDPRFPGQTGKLHPVATWLERAAERGPLDAVVWIDDNLGQDAYTWAREQSTPFHLVRPESATGLTDDEVAGAERFLAALAASRGDIRE
- a CDS encoding amino acid ABC transporter substrate-binding protein; amino-acid sequence: MTLSARTPLRVLLGAAVTAATLVLAGCAPASTDDVVSGSSGEGTTSASDGLTLAEVKESGKLTIGTEGTYPPFSFHADGGTGALTGYDIDVVTAVAEKLGVEPDFQETQWDAIFAGLDGGRFEVIANQVAINDERQAKYDFSTPYSVSPGVVIVPSSDTSITDLAGLSGKTTAQSLSSNWYAVAQQNGAQVEGVEGWAQAIALVEQGRVDATVNDRLTWLDWSASYPDQAAGLKVAATTADTSASAFAFPKGSVDLVAAVDSALDELRADGTLVSLSERYFGADVSQ
- a CDS encoding amino acid ABC transporter permease; the encoded protein is MDLVLRSFWPILSGGIVGTIPLALASFAIGLGLALAVALMRLSRVRILSWTARMYISVIRGTPLLVQLFVIFYGLPSLGLKIDPWPSATIAFALNVGGYAAEVIRAAILSVPKGQWEAAHTIGMSRSLSLRRIILPQAARVSVPPLSNTFISLVKDTSLASLILVTELFRQAQKIATASSEFMLLYLEAAAIYWLICLVLSSGQGLLEKRLDRYVAR
- a CDS encoding amino acid ABC transporter ATP-binding protein, with product MSPADSPTDARPVFTARGLRKSFGGVDVLRGIDLEVRRGEVVALIGPSGSGKTTLLRSLNSLEVPDGGTVELADGSVLDFDRGVGRKALTGLRDRSAMVFQHFNLFPHLTVLQNVTEGPLRVQRLPASEVIAEAERLLERVGLGGRGSAYPFELSGGQQQRVGIVRALALRPELLLFDEPTSALDPELVGDVLSLMRELAGEGWTMLVVTHELEFARQVASEVVFMAGGVVVERGAPAQILREPREPRTRQFLHRLLHPLD
- a CDS encoding DUF6121 family protein, coding for MTTEGQGRNAGLGYGLALAAFAAFLYLALVVCAFGVLSLLLDQDVVPERDAGPLLGPVSVAVCVVTVLLAMITLAARPAVHRVGGPSLLTGVVVYLLFLLTGGALYGLGRREPGEILGWALDHAPTVFALATGVLAAAVQLVFLLLLARRDAGGSSPHWGWEGDERE
- the rpsL gene encoding 30S ribosomal protein S12 → MPTIQQLVRKGRTPKVTKTKAPALKANPQQRGVCTRVYTTTPKKPNSALRKVARVKLSNGTEVTAYIPGEGHNLQEHSMVLVRGGRVKDLPGVRYKIVRGALDTQAVKNRKQARSRYGAKMEKK
- the rpsG gene encoding 30S ribosomal protein S7, translated to MPRKGPAPKRPVVADPVYGAPVVSQLVNKILLDGKKGLAERIVYGALEGVSAKNGQDAVVTLKKALDNVRPTLEVRSRRVGGSTYQVPVEVKPHRANTLALRWLTSYAKARREKTMTERLMNEILDASNGLGAAVKRREDTHKMAESNKAFAHYRW
- the fusA gene encoding elongation factor G, which encodes MAQDVLTDLNKVRNIGIMAHIDAGKTTTTERILFYTGITHKIGEVHDGAATMDWMAQEQERGITITSAATTCFWNKNQINIIDTPGHVDFTVEVERSLRVLDGAVAVFDGKEGVEPQSETVWRQADKYDVPRICFVNKMDKLGADFYYTVDTIVNRLGAKPLVIQLPIGAESTFEGVIDLVEMRALTWRGDSKGDVALGAKYEIEEIPADLADKAAEYREKLLETVAETSDELLEKYFGGEELTVAEVKAAIRKMTVTSEIYPVLCGSAFKNRGVQPMLDAVVDYLPSPLDVPAIEAHDVRDEEKVIMRHADSTEPFSALAFKVAVHPFFGRLTYLRVYSGKLDSGAQVINSTKGKKERIGKIFQMHSNKENPVDSVTAGHIYAVIGLKDTTTGDTLSDPQAQVVLESMTFPEPVIEVAIEPKTKADQEKLGTAIQKLAEEDPTFRTEQNQETGQTVIKGMGELHLDILVDRMKREFNVEANVGKPQVAYRETIRRTVEKYDYTHKKQTGGSGQFAKIQITIEPMAVDADKTYEFVNGVTGGRVPREYIPSVDAGIRDAMQVGVLAGYPMVGVKATLVDGAAHDVDSSEMAFKIAGSIAFKEASRKAQPVLLEPLMAVEVRTPEEYMGDVIGDINSRRGMIQSMEDATGIKVIRANVPLSEMFGYIGDLRSKTSGRAVYSMTFETYAEVPKAVAEEIVQKNKGE
- the tuf gene encoding elongation factor Tu, whose translation is MAKAKFERTKPHVNIGTIGHVDHGKTTLTAAISKVLADKFPSATNVQRDFASIDSAPEERQRGITINISHVEYETPKRHYAHVDAPGHADYIKNMITGAAQMDGAILVVAATDGPMAQTREHVLLAKQVGVPYLLVALNKADMVDDEEILELVELEVRELLSSQGFPGDDAPVVRVSGLKALEGDDTWTQSILDLMDAVDESIPDPVRDKDKPFLMPIEDVFTITGRGTVVTGRAERGTLALNSEVEIVGIRPTQKTTVTGIEMFHKQLDEAWAGENCGLLLRGTKREDVERGQVVVKPGSVTPHTDFEGTAYILSKDEGGRHNPFYANYRPQFYFRTTDVTGVITLPEGTEMVMPGDTTDMTVALIQPIAMEEGLGFAIREGGRTVGAGTVTKIVK
- a CDS encoding Rv0909 family putative TA system antitoxin gives rise to the protein MDLGKLGRQASELLNSEKTQDALHSEKAEQVSDQVLEKTSEIASRLTKGTYDDRIEDLKRQADTRIGDE